One region of Bdellovibrio bacteriovorus genomic DNA includes:
- a CDS encoding acyltransferase has product MKIHPSSDVQSSHIGAGTLVWQFCVILPNAKIGVNCNINAHCFIENDVVIGNNVTVKSGVYIWDGVVLEDGVFIGPNATFTNDKIPRSKQYPTQFAKTVVKKGASLGAGCVILPGIVIGENAMVGAGAVVTKDVADHTTVVGNPAKPIKERA; this is encoded by the coding sequence GTGAAAATTCACCCCTCTTCAGATGTTCAATCCTCCCATATCGGAGCGGGCACACTGGTTTGGCAATTTTGTGTCATTTTACCCAATGCTAAAATAGGCGTTAACTGTAATATCAATGCTCATTGTTTTATTGAAAATGATGTCGTCATTGGAAACAACGTGACCGTTAAAAGTGGGGTTTATATTTGGGATGGCGTCGTTCTAGAGGACGGGGTTTTTATCGGCCCTAATGCTACGTTTACCAATGATAAAATTCCTCGTTCTAAACAGTACCCGACCCAGTTTGCAAAAACTGTCGTAAAAAAAGGCGCCTCATTAGGCGCAGGCTGTGTCATTCTTCCAGGAATAGTTATCGGAGAAAACGCCATGGTCGGTGCGGGTGCGGTCGTGACGAAAGATGTTGCCGATCATACCACCGTTGTTGGAAATCCCGCCAAGCCTATCAAGGAGCGTGCATGA
- a CDS encoding dTDP-4-dehydrorhamnose 3,5-epimerase family protein codes for MTLSLIVISGEVRFVIYDDRQDSASSGEFFEVTLSQKNYARLVVSPGLWLAFQGIGIESNILLNIANIEHDPSEAVNAPIEEISYEW; via the coding sequence ATGACTCTAAGTTTAATTGTCATAAGCGGAGAAGTACGTTTCGTCATATACGACGATAGACAAGACAGCGCCTCGTCAGGCGAGTTCTTTGAGGTCACTTTGTCGCAAAAGAATTACGCTCGTTTGGTGGTTTCACCCGGTTTGTGGTTGGCTTTTCAAGGCATCGGAATTGAATCAAATATTCTTTTAAATATTGCCAACATTGAACATGATCCAAGTGAAGCTGTAAACGCTCCGATTGAGGAGATTTCTTATGAGTGGTGA
- a CDS encoding MBOAT family O-acyltransferase, producing the protein MNLFLNPTFWICIIGCGVFLRSFSNLSLKIWLTGLVNFALLWVFLGWKEALFLLLLSTVLFFSARMVEKLPRISIFLPMALVIFFCVYKLLSLAQEKSLWNALLIIPYSYIFLRAIDAFNILKVKKTRHDTLNFAFLLSYLMPINMHFAGPIAPFKKFCESFSERDPCENFSGVLNAINLLVTGFFYKLFCAEVVRIIYFGNGDIVSKTVLDTGVIFIYTFFDFAGYTLIAMGAGRILGLYTPENFRSPFSAPSVSSFYNRWHMSLGDWIRRNIYFPMQMKYTRSKRRTVEQLLYFNAFVLFVSFVFIGAWHGFHFRFLVWGILLGIIITVEKFAFDLIKKKGWDKNNYVVIVWKLLGPVYTFIMISLAIHPAMNLMLGK; encoded by the coding sequence ATGAATCTTTTCTTAAATCCCACATTTTGGATCTGTATTATTGGATGCGGGGTTTTTTTAAGATCATTCAGTAATTTATCGTTAAAAATTTGGCTTACCGGATTGGTTAATTTTGCATTGTTGTGGGTATTCCTTGGATGGAAAGAGGCATTGTTTTTGCTACTGCTTTCAACGGTGCTGTTCTTTTCCGCAAGAATGGTCGAAAAGCTCCCTAGGATATCTATATTCCTGCCGATGGCTCTAGTGATCTTTTTCTGTGTTTACAAGCTTCTTAGTTTGGCCCAAGAAAAATCTTTGTGGAATGCACTCCTTATAATTCCGTACTCGTATATTTTTCTTAGGGCCATAGATGCGTTCAATATTCTTAAAGTAAAAAAAACGAGACATGACACTCTGAACTTCGCTTTTTTATTATCTTACCTGATGCCCATTAATATGCATTTTGCTGGTCCCATAGCCCCTTTTAAAAAATTTTGTGAAAGCTTCAGTGAACGGGACCCTTGTGAAAATTTTTCGGGCGTTTTAAATGCGATAAACTTACTGGTAACGGGGTTCTTCTATAAGCTTTTCTGCGCAGAGGTTGTAAGAATTATTTATTTTGGCAATGGTGATATCGTATCAAAAACCGTTTTAGATACTGGTGTTATCTTCATTTATACTTTTTTTGACTTTGCGGGATATACATTGATTGCGATGGGTGCAGGGCGAATATTAGGACTTTATACTCCTGAAAATTTTCGAAGCCCCTTTTCTGCACCGAGCGTTTCTAGTTTTTACAATAGATGGCACATGTCTTTAGGGGATTGGATACGACGGAATATCTATTTTCCAATGCAGATGAAGTACACTCGGTCAAAAAGACGAACAGTTGAGCAGTTGCTTTATTTTAATGCCTTTGTCTTATTTGTATCCTTCGTCTTCATTGGGGCGTGGCATGGGTTTCATTTCCGTTTTTTAGTTTGGGGAATTCTTCTGGGAATAATTATCACGGTGGAGAAGTTTGCATTCGACCTCATAAAAAAGAAGGGGTGGGATAAAAATAATTACGTGGTAATCGTTTGGAAGCTTTTAGGTCCCGTGTATACTTTTATTATGATTTCATTGGCGATTCATCCTGCTATGAACCTGATGTTGGGAAAATAG
- a CDS encoding D-sedoheptulose-7-phosphate isomerase — MQNRLDEIFTENRNPAQFAQKYGSYLGEVLSKLDYNAIGKMIETVLDARERGAHIFFIGNGGSAATASHFANDISIGTRVTDKPFKAMALTDNVAILTAVGNDDGYEVIFTKQLQNFANPGDVLVAISASGNSPNIIHTVKYAKEKGLKVIGLTGFDGGKLRELSDIKIHVDTRKGEYGPVEDVHMFVDHLIGSYFNRIVKV; from the coding sequence ATGCAAAACAGACTAGATGAGATTTTTACCGAGAACAGAAACCCTGCACAGTTTGCCCAAAAATACGGAAGTTATCTAGGCGAAGTTTTATCGAAGCTCGATTATAACGCCATCGGAAAAATGATTGAAACAGTTTTGGATGCTCGCGAAAGAGGCGCCCACATATTTTTTATCGGGAACGGTGGAAGCGCAGCTACGGCTTCACACTTCGCCAACGATATTTCCATCGGCACTCGCGTTACAGATAAACCTTTTAAAGCGATGGCCCTTACTGACAACGTTGCGATTTTAACGGCCGTGGGTAACGATGATGGATACGAGGTAATTTTCACCAAACAACTGCAAAACTTTGCAAATCCTGGTGACGTTCTAGTTGCTATTTCAGCTTCAGGAAACTCTCCGAATATTATCCACACCGTTAAGTACGCAAAAGAAAAAGGGCTTAAAGTCATCGGCTTGACGGGCTTTGATGGTGGAAAACTTCGTGAATTAAGCGACATCAAAATCCATGTTGATACTCGCAAAGGTGAATACGGTCCGGTCGAAGACGTTCATATGTTTGTGGATCATCTGATTGGCTCATACTTCAATCGTATTGTTAAAGTATAA
- a CDS encoding acyl carrier protein, with translation MNHNEILEQLTPIFAKVFFDESIKISEKTTAADVVGWDSLNHVALISEVENHFNVQFDIDDIVSMKNVGDMVALIQKNVD, from the coding sequence ATGAACCATAACGAAATACTTGAACAACTCACGCCGATTTTTGCTAAAGTCTTCTTCGATGAATCCATTAAAATTTCAGAAAAAACGACGGCTGCTGATGTCGTGGGATGGGATTCGTTGAATCATGTTGCCTTGATTTCTGAAGTTGAAAATCATTTCAACGTACAATTTGATATCGATGATATAGTTTCCATGAAAAATGTTGGCGACATGGTCGCCCTTATTCAAAAGAATGTGGACTAG
- a CDS encoding HpcH/HpaI aldolase family protein, with the protein MELKEKLKKHLPTLGTWITLAHRAFVEISVNSGLDWICIDLEHSSIDLDQMATLINIGRSNGVSMLVRLSDNDPIQIKRVMDAGASGIIVPMVNSREQAMKAYRAMHYPPTGTRGVGLSSAQKYGAGFSEYREWLSKESVLIVQIEHIDAVNNFDDIMSVPGVDGFIVGPYDLSASLGKPGQFDAPDFLAAMSKIEESNIKNKKARGIHVVEPSLAKVQEAIKGGFDFIAYSFEARMYEVGMSEAVHAFKKLTQ; encoded by the coding sequence ATGGAATTGAAAGAAAAACTCAAAAAACATCTTCCCACTCTTGGGACCTGGATTACCTTGGCACACAGGGCATTCGTGGAAATATCAGTCAACTCAGGTTTGGACTGGATTTGTATTGATCTTGAGCATAGTTCGATCGACTTAGATCAAATGGCCACATTGATAAACATAGGCCGAAGCAACGGTGTTTCGATGCTGGTAAGGCTTTCGGACAATGATCCAATTCAAATTAAAAGAGTCATGGATGCTGGGGCTTCTGGAATTATTGTTCCGATGGTGAACTCTCGCGAGCAGGCCATGAAAGCTTATCGCGCAATGCATTACCCTCCAACGGGGACTCGTGGCGTAGGTTTGTCTTCGGCCCAGAAGTATGGGGCCGGATTCTCCGAATATCGTGAGTGGCTCTCGAAGGAATCTGTACTCATCGTTCAAATTGAACATATTGATGCGGTTAATAATTTTGATGATATTATGAGTGTTCCTGGGGTGGATGGTTTTATTGTCGGACCTTACGATCTTTCGGCTTCTTTAGGGAAGCCAGGACAATTCGATGCTCCGGATTTTCTTGCTGCGATGTCTAAGATCGAAGAATCAAATATTAAAAATAAAAAAGCTCGAGGCATTCATGTCGTTGAACCAAGTCTTGCGAAGGTTCAAGAGGCCATCAAAGGTGGCTTTGATTTCATAGCCTACAGTTTTGAAGCGCGCATGTATGAAGTAGGAATGTCCGAAGCGGTGCACGCATTTAAAAAATTAACTCAATAG
- a CDS encoding sugar 3,4-ketoisomerase — MSIDYSLKFKVLSDARGKLIALEGGRQIPFDIKRIYYLYDLNDLPRGFHAHYKLKQVMICLNGSLRVYLDDGKGRKENIELSNPQEAVLIDNLVWHEMHDFSKDCVIAVLASDYYDEADYIRDYSIFEKAIRER, encoded by the coding sequence GTGAGTATTGACTATTCCCTGAAGTTTAAAGTCCTTTCTGATGCCCGTGGCAAACTAATTGCGTTAGAAGGCGGGCGGCAGATTCCATTCGATATCAAGCGCATCTATTATCTCTATGACCTAAATGATCTGCCTCGTGGTTTTCACGCGCATTATAAATTGAAGCAAGTCATGATCTGTTTAAACGGAAGTCTGCGTGTTTATTTGGATGATGGGAAGGGTCGTAAAGAGAACATTGAGCTCTCTAATCCTCAAGAGGCCGTTCTTATCGATAACCTCGTTTGGCACGAAATGCATGACTTCTCCAAAGACTGCGTTATTGCAGTTCTGGCTAGCGACTACTATGATGAAGCTGACTATATCCGAGACTACTCGATTTTTGAAAAGGCCATAAGGGAGCGATAG
- a CDS encoding AMP-binding protein, giving the protein MILNQILENIKRSPQATAFVFDERHYTYFELGEKIQEIASFLSGRKNERIGVLAQQDFLTYATILGVLFSGNTFVPILSSQPPEKNKNIIVAAEIRFLFFSDIEAKDVFKDLTINFVNSNELVDKSPSPGVYPEQIAYILFTSGSTGVPKGVPISIGNLESFFDAHAKLGLHLSASDRFLQMFDFSFDLSVVSYLLPLLVGGSVYPLKSGNAKYLSVYKTLKDERITYALMVPSIINFLRPYLPRVSFPELRYSTFCGEALLEQDLSLWKKSCANAEHWNFYGPTEATIYCAAFECSTPSARNGILAIGKPMAHTKLMLIDDSENVVEGSGCEGQLCLGGAQVTPGYLDPENTKKAFFKTSSGERFYKTGDIAIRDAAGDYFFCGRVDQQVKIQGFRVELGEIENACSKICAKSTVAVFEHDNHGNAVVAVFVEAAVINEQQLKVELSQILPEYAIPRKIFAKNSFPLNINGKIDRKFLKQEFKDWIVSSKFT; this is encoded by the coding sequence ATGATTTTGAACCAAATTCTGGAGAATATCAAACGCTCACCCCAGGCCACGGCCTTTGTTTTTGATGAGCGCCATTACACTTATTTTGAATTAGGGGAAAAGATTCAGGAAATCGCAAGTTTTCTGAGCGGTCGAAAAAACGAAAGAATTGGAGTTTTGGCGCAGCAGGATTTTCTAACCTATGCGACGATCTTGGGCGTACTTTTTTCGGGCAATACCTTTGTTCCAATTTTAAGTAGTCAGCCTCCAGAAAAAAATAAAAACATCATCGTGGCAGCTGAAATAAGGTTTTTGTTTTTTAGTGATATTGAGGCCAAGGACGTTTTTAAAGACCTTACGATCAATTTTGTAAATTCGAATGAGCTTGTTGATAAAAGTCCCTCGCCGGGGGTTTATCCAGAGCAGATTGCCTATATTTTATTTACATCCGGATCCACTGGCGTTCCAAAGGGTGTGCCTATATCTATAGGTAATTTGGAGTCCTTCTTCGATGCACATGCAAAGCTCGGATTGCATCTGAGTGCTTCTGACCGGTTTCTTCAAATGTTTGATTTTTCATTTGATCTTTCCGTCGTCTCCTATTTGCTGCCGTTACTGGTCGGTGGATCTGTTTATCCTTTAAAAAGTGGAAATGCGAAGTATCTATCAGTCTATAAAACGTTAAAAGATGAGCGCATAACTTATGCGCTTATGGTGCCATCTATTATAAATTTTCTTCGTCCTTATCTTCCGCGAGTTAGTTTTCCGGAACTTCGATATTCTACGTTTTGTGGTGAAGCACTTTTGGAGCAAGATCTTTCGCTGTGGAAAAAATCCTGCGCCAATGCCGAGCATTGGAACTTCTATGGTCCCACTGAAGCCACAATTTACTGTGCGGCTTTTGAATGCAGTACGCCTTCTGCTCGAAATGGCATATTGGCGATTGGTAAGCCTATGGCTCATACAAAATTAATGCTTATTGATGACAGTGAAAATGTTGTCGAAGGCTCAGGGTGCGAGGGACAACTTTGCCTTGGGGGGGCTCAAGTAACTCCTGGGTATCTGGATCCGGAAAATACGAAGAAAGCATTTTTTAAAACGTCTAGTGGAGAACGCTTTTATAAGACTGGTGACATTGCCATTAGGGATGCTGCTGGTGATTATTTCTTTTGTGGCCGGGTCGATCAGCAAGTTAAGATTCAAGGCTTTCGCGTTGAACTTGGGGAAATCGAAAATGCATGTTCTAAAATCTGCGCAAAGAGCACTGTCGCGGTTTTTGAGCATGACAATCATGGAAATGCAGTTGTCGCCGTTTTTGTTGAAGCGGCGGTTATCAATGAACAACAGCTTAAAGTAGAACTCTCTCAGATATTGCCGGAATATGCGATACCGAGGAAGATTTTTGCGAAAAACTCATTTCCTTTGAATATAAATGGCAAGATTGATCGAAAGTTTTTGAAGCAAGAATTTAAAGATTGGATTGTGTCATCGAAGTTCACTTGA
- a CDS encoding methionyl-tRNA formyltransferase, with translation MGNFKKKVVLIGNGMLPSLCAKHLIERPDVDLSFIVVDDSPQRYGTGLENAAEKFNIPFKKVQKIRGSEIERRVQELRPNFLLSICNSQILRPELLSACEVAINFHNSLLPTYAGSNSCTWAIFKGEKNFGVTFHLIEGEVDSGAIILQKSYPIPDNATAGHLLLTGAHRGFELFKEGIDLVLNNIMPPRHQQLTERTYFTAKERPNDGWFNFHWSTSECLRFLRAFDYGPLQSPVGLPRIKIKDKILYVSTGRESKSPVPNIPEGSIHLIDDGITVRVKDGLIELTSFFTEDMRKLSLSEVIAEYKIQDKMILSN, from the coding sequence TTGGGCAATTTTAAAAAAAAGGTGGTTTTGATCGGCAACGGCATGCTCCCTTCCCTTTGCGCGAAGCATCTAATTGAACGGCCCGATGTGGACCTCAGCTTTATTGTGGTCGACGACAGCCCTCAACGCTATGGTACTGGACTTGAAAATGCCGCTGAAAAATTCAATATCCCCTTTAAAAAAGTTCAGAAGATTCGCGGTTCTGAGATAGAACGAAGAGTTCAAGAACTAAGGCCGAATTTCTTACTCAGTATTTGTAATTCTCAAATCTTAAGGCCCGAACTTCTTTCTGCCTGCGAAGTGGCAATTAACTTTCACAATTCACTTCTTCCTACTTACGCGGGATCGAACTCTTGCACTTGGGCTATTTTCAAAGGCGAAAAAAATTTCGGGGTCACATTCCATCTCATTGAGGGCGAGGTAGATTCCGGTGCTATCATCCTGCAAAAGTCATATCCGATCCCGGACAACGCCACAGCAGGACACCTTTTACTGACCGGAGCTCACAGAGGATTTGAACTCTTCAAAGAAGGGATCGATTTAGTTTTAAATAATATCATGCCCCCCCGCCACCAACAATTAACCGAAAGAACTTACTTCACCGCAAAAGAAAGACCAAATGACGGCTGGTTCAATTTTCACTGGTCCACATCCGAATGTCTGCGCTTCTTGAGGGCTTTCGATTATGGCCCTCTGCAAAGCCCCGTAGGACTTCCGAGAATTAAGATAAAGGATAAGATTCTGTATGTCTCTACAGGCCGTGAGTCTAAATCTCCAGTACCGAATATACCAGAAGGAAGCATTCATCTGATCGATGACGGCATCACCGTAAGAGTTAAGGACGGCTTAATTGAATTGACTTCATTTTTTACAGAAGATATGAGGAAGCTAAGTTTGTCAGAAGTAATTGCTGAATATAAAATCCAAGACAAGATGATTTTGTCTAATTGA
- a CDS encoding DegT/DnrJ/EryC1/StrS family aminotransferase, with protein MSGEIRKIRLSKCSVGQEEKDAVCRVLDNEYLGMGKEVQLFEQELKKYLDTDLEVICVNTGTAALHLAALCLDLKSDDEVLVPSITYVASYQAISAVGAKPIACDVEESSVFIDLEDAERRITSKTKAIMPVHYASSAKYIDEVYGFARKYNLRVIEDAAQSLGGDRKGSRVGREGDIVCFSLDGIKNITSGEGGVIVTADPVLAQRVRDARLLGVEKDTEKRYQGARSWVFDVKHQGFRYHMSDLMAAIGREQLKKIDQFSKRRREIAQQYVQGLRGIKSVHLLDIDFRTIVPHIFVVKIDGDREEVANSLSARGVATGAHYFPNHLLSLYRSSYALPKAESLGRSLMSLPLHVDLSDSDVAYVIESVRAVTS; from the coding sequence ATGAGTGGTGAAATCCGTAAAATTCGCCTTTCTAAATGCTCTGTCGGACAAGAAGAAAAAGATGCCGTCTGTCGCGTCCTGGATAATGAATACTTAGGGATGGGCAAAGAGGTTCAGCTTTTTGAACAGGAGCTCAAAAAGTACCTTGATACTGACCTGGAAGTTATTTGCGTGAATACGGGCACTGCCGCTTTGCATCTTGCGGCTCTCTGTTTAGATTTAAAAAGTGATGATGAAGTTTTGGTTCCGTCAATCACTTATGTAGCCAGCTATCAAGCGATCTCAGCAGTGGGAGCTAAGCCGATTGCCTGTGATGTTGAAGAATCTAGTGTCTTTATTGACTTAGAAGATGCAGAAAGACGCATTACCTCCAAGACAAAGGCAATCATGCCGGTCCATTATGCGAGTAGTGCGAAATACATCGATGAAGTTTATGGTTTCGCAAGAAAATATAATTTACGAGTGATTGAGGATGCCGCTCAATCTTTAGGTGGCGACCGTAAGGGGAGCAGAGTTGGCCGTGAGGGAGACATTGTTTGCTTCAGTCTTGACGGTATCAAAAATATTACCAGCGGCGAAGGGGGAGTTATTGTCACTGCGGACCCTGTTCTGGCGCAGAGAGTTCGTGACGCTCGACTTTTGGGCGTAGAAAAGGACACAGAAAAAAGATACCAAGGTGCTCGCTCCTGGGTGTTTGATGTAAAACATCAAGGGTTTCGCTATCACATGAGTGATCTCATGGCGGCAATTGGTCGCGAACAGCTAAAGAAAATTGATCAGTTTTCAAAACGTCGTCGAGAGATTGCGCAGCAGTATGTTCAAGGCTTGCGTGGGATAAAGAGTGTTCATCTTCTGGACATAGATTTTCGAACCATAGTACCCCACATTTTCGTCGTGAAAATTGATGGTGATCGTGAAGAAGTGGCCAACTCTCTAAGCGCCAGAGGCGTGGCGACCGGCGCGCACTATTTCCCCAATCATTTGTTGTCATTGTATCGATCTTCTTACGCTTTACCTAAGGCTGAGAGTTTAGGGCGGTCCCTGATGTCATTGCCATTGCATGTCGATTTGAGTGACTCCGATGTCGCTTATGTCATTGAAAGTGTTAGAGCGGTCACATCCTGA
- a CDS encoding DegT/DnrJ/EryC1/StrS family aminotransferase gives MIPFLNLKEINLAHKEELTQAFERVLNSGYFIMGPELEAFEREFAEYCGTKHCIGVANGLDALVLILEAYKHLGRLKNGDEVLVPANTYIASILAISLAGLKPVLVEPNIKTFNIDPSEVKKHLNKNVRAIMAVHLYGQLADMTSLQEIAQEHGLLIFEDSAQSHGAILNGRRCGNLSDASGFSFYPGKNLGALGDAGAVTTNHDELASVIKTLRNYGSQEKYVNRYKGVNSRLDELQAALLRPKLRHLDTETEARRRIAEKYLKEIKNPRIHLPECPDREAHAWHLFVVLADDRAGLQSFLKERGVGTLIHYPIPPHKQEAYKEFAHLNLPITEKIHREVLSIPIYPTMAEKDVSQVIDALNSF, from the coding sequence ATGATTCCTTTTTTGAATTTGAAAGAAATTAATCTGGCTCATAAGGAAGAACTGACTCAGGCGTTCGAAAGAGTTTTAAATTCTGGCTATTTTATCATGGGTCCAGAGCTTGAAGCATTTGAGAGGGAGTTTGCAGAATACTGTGGAACCAAACACTGTATCGGAGTAGCAAATGGTTTGGATGCTTTGGTGCTTATACTTGAAGCTTACAAACATTTAGGTCGCTTAAAAAATGGTGATGAGGTCTTGGTACCGGCAAATACCTATATTGCTTCGATCTTGGCGATCTCGCTCGCGGGCTTAAAACCGGTATTGGTTGAGCCGAATATTAAAACGTTTAATATCGATCCATCCGAGGTAAAAAAACATCTGAATAAAAATGTTCGAGCTATTATGGCGGTCCATTTATACGGTCAGCTTGCAGACATGACCTCCCTGCAAGAGATTGCGCAAGAGCATGGATTGCTTATTTTTGAAGACAGTGCTCAATCTCATGGTGCCATTTTAAATGGACGTCGTTGTGGAAACTTGTCTGACGCTTCCGGGTTTAGCTTCTATCCTGGCAAAAATCTAGGGGCACTGGGCGACGCTGGTGCAGTGACGACGAATCACGACGAATTGGCTTCTGTGATCAAGACGCTACGCAATTACGGCTCGCAAGAGAAGTATGTCAACAGATACAAAGGGGTAAACAGTCGACTTGATGAGTTGCAGGCTGCTTTATTGCGACCGAAGCTAAGGCATCTAGATACAGAAACAGAAGCCCGACGTAGAATTGCAGAGAAGTATCTTAAGGAGATAAAAAATCCCCGAATTCATTTGCCGGAATGCCCTGATAGAGAAGCCCACGCGTGGCACTTGTTTGTTGTGCTTGCCGACGATAGAGCTGGGCTGCAGAGTTTTTTGAAGGAGCGGGGAGTCGGGACATTAATTCACTATCCAATCCCGCCTCACAAACAGGAAGCATATAAAGAGTTCGCTCACTTAAACCTACCAATCACAGAAAAGATTCATCGGGAAGTTTTAAGTATTCCTATTTATCCAACGATGGCAGAAAAAGATGT
- the rfbG gene encoding CDP-glucose 4,6-dehydratase has translation MSFENIYKGKKVVVTGNTGFKGSWLTVWLLSMGADVVGISCDIPSNPSLFETLKLRDKIKHYEFDLLERDKVYHVIHAEKPDFVFHLAAQAIVSKSYQDPIRTLQSNVMGTAHVLDVLRDYPKKCVAVMITSDKCYENVEWCWGYKETDHLGGKDIYSASKAAAENVIHSYVETFFKKEGHPVVVASARAGNVIGGGDWAADRIVADIARAWAAGEKVAIRSPKATRPWQHVLEPLSGYLELGKNLYKSQDFHGQAYNFGPRAEQNRTVVDLLIDMSMRWGFESSDKAYEITDNRPFNEAGLLKLNCDKALFDMKWQATLGYYQTVHFVVDWYSLYYKEKGDMFAFTSKQITEYVQLAKKQNIEWAARC, from the coding sequence ATGTCTTTCGAAAATATCTATAAGGGCAAAAAGGTCGTTGTCACTGGGAATACCGGCTTCAAGGGCTCATGGCTTACTGTATGGTTGCTTTCTATGGGAGCGGACGTTGTGGGTATATCCTGTGATATCCCCAGCAATCCTTCATTATTTGAAACTTTGAAACTGCGAGATAAAATTAAGCATTATGAGTTTGATCTTCTTGAGAGAGACAAAGTTTATCATGTGATCCATGCCGAAAAGCCTGATTTTGTTTTTCACCTTGCGGCGCAAGCTATTGTATCCAAATCCTATCAGGATCCTATTCGGACTTTGCAAAGTAATGTCATGGGTACGGCGCATGTTTTAGACGTGCTCAGGGACTATCCAAAAAAATGTGTCGCAGTAATGATCACTAGCGATAAATGTTACGAAAACGTAGAGTGGTGCTGGGGATATAAGGAAACCGATCACTTAGGTGGCAAAGATATATATAGTGCCTCTAAGGCCGCCGCTGAAAATGTCATTCATTCGTACGTAGAGACTTTTTTTAAAAAAGAAGGGCATCCCGTCGTTGTAGCCAGCGCACGCGCAGGTAACGTTATCGGCGGGGGCGATTGGGCTGCAGATCGTATCGTCGCAGATATTGCCAGGGCTTGGGCTGCGGGAGAGAAAGTGGCCATCCGAAGCCCTAAAGCGACACGTCCTTGGCAGCACGTTCTTGAGCCATTGAGTGGCTATTTAGAACTAGGTAAAAACTTATACAAATCTCAAGATTTTCACGGGCAAGCTTATAACTTTGGTCCGCGTGCGGAACAAAATCGTACCGTGGTTGACTTGCTTATCGACATGTCCATGCGTTGGGGATTTGAGAGCAGTGACAAGGCGTACGAAATAACGGACAATCGTCCGTTTAATGAAGCAGGGTTGCTTAAGTTAAACTGTGACAAGGCTCTTTTCGATATGAAGTGGCAAGCTACTTTGGGTTATTACCAGACAGTTCATTTTGTCGTGGATTGGTACAGTCTTTACTACAAAGAAAAAGGCGACATGTTTGCCTTTACATCAAAACAAATCACCGAATACGTTCAATTGGCAAAAAAACAAAATATAGAGTGGGCGGCTCGATGCTAG
- the rfbF gene encoding glucose-1-phosphate cytidylyltransferase: MKVVILAGGLGTRLSEETVLRPKPMVEIGGMPILWHIMKIYSAHGYNEFLPALGYKGHVIKDFFLNYFSRTRDFSLNMKDGQVNYRRSANEDWVVHLNDTGHDTLTGGRLLRLKPYLLDQETFMLTYGDGVSDVNIKKLVEFHKSHGKIATVTAVRPPARFGALEIQSGKVIDFHEKPQVGEGWINGGFFVFNKGVFDYLEGDHTILEQKPLERLAKDQELMAYQHDGFWHCMDTIRDKDVLEKMWGERKASWKVWE; the protein is encoded by the coding sequence ATGAAAGTCGTCATTCTTGCCGGTGGATTAGGCACGAGATTATCTGAAGAAACTGTTTTAAGGCCCAAGCCGATGGTGGAAATCGGAGGCATGCCGATTCTGTGGCATATTATGAAAATATACTCAGCTCACGGATACAACGAGTTTCTACCCGCATTAGGCTACAAAGGCCATGTGATCAAAGATTTCTTTCTCAATTACTTTTCCAGAACTCGGGACTTTTCTTTGAATATGAAGGACGGGCAGGTAAATTATCGTCGCTCTGCGAACGAAGATTGGGTCGTTCATCTTAACGACACCGGTCACGATACATTGACTGGCGGAAGGCTTCTTCGCTTGAAGCCTTATCTGCTAGATCAGGAAACTTTCATGCTTACGTATGGTGATGGCGTATCAGATGTGAATATTAAAAAGCTTGTAGAGTTTCATAAGTCTCATGGAAAGATCGCTACAGTAACAGCGGTGCGGCCGCCGGCACGCTTTGGTGCTTTAGAAATTCAGAGCGGTAAGGTGATCGACTTCCATGAAAAGCCTCAGGTTGGCGAAGGTTGGATTAACGGGGGCTTCTTTGTTTTTAACAAGGGTGTTTTCGATTATCTTGAAGGTGATCATACGATCTTGGAACAGAAACCACTTGAGAGATTGGCAAAAGATCAAGAATTGATGGCGTATCAGCATGATGGATTCTGGCATTGCATGGATACTATTCGCGACAAAGATGTTTTAGAAAAAATGTGGGGCGAGCGCAAAGCAAGCTGGAAAGTCTGGGAGTAA